A window of Scytonema millei VB511283 genomic DNA:
GAGGGGCATCGAAATGCTGCGTTGCCATTTTGGCAATGCGATCGCTGTCTGGCAACCAGTAGCTAGCTTTATACTCTCCTACATTACTAAATCGTCCAGGCAACATCAACATTTGCATGTTGGATCGATTAGTTTGTACGCCAAAATTCGCCAGTGCTACCAATTCATCCATCGATAAGTTCGTATCGAGGTGCGATTGAATCACAGAGAGAATCTGCGGCATCCGGGTAAGGGTATTCGGCGACAAGGTTTGTTCCGTTAGCGCCCGCATCACGAGTTGCTGGCGTTGAATCCGTCCGATATCACCGTTTTCGTCGTGACGATAGCGCAGTAGCTGGAGAGTCTTGTTCCCGTCAAGATGCTGCTTGCCAGCTTTGAGATTAATGTATAAATGCTGGCTATCATCTTGATATTTCATATCTTTGGGAACGTAAACAGTTACGCCACCCAAAGCATCGATTAACTTTTCCACCCCTTGGACGTTGATCCGAATGTAGCGATCGATCGGCACTCCATCGAGTAATTCGCTAATAGCTTTGGCACTACCTGCTGGACCACCAACGAGGTTAGCTTCATTGATTTTCGCTATGCCTCGACCTTCGATCTTGGTGCGGGTATCTCTGGGAATAGAAAGGGCAGCAATTTTTTTGGTCGCTGGGTCAAATCGCAGCAAAAGGATAGTGTCTGTCAAGCCGTCGAAGGAGTTGACTAACGCATGATATCCTTGCTTTTTGATTTCGGCAGCAGGTGTATTAACGTCTGTAGTGAGAACTTTTACACCTAGAACTAAAATATTAACTGGTCGGGTCAGCTCCGAAAGTTTGAAACCAGCCCGCGTTAAGCGATCGCCATGAGTCCCGAAAATTGCTTGTTCCTCAGGACTGAGCTGACTTTGCATCAGCGGCTTGGTTGACATAGTATAGGCTAAGAGCGCCCCTGCTGTGGCTGACAACACAGCGACACCACTCATGATTACCCAGAACCACAGCCAACGCCCAGTCCTACTCATAGCACTACTGCGCTTAAAATTTTTGGAATTACTTGTAGAATTGGATTTTGAGCCTGATATTCTTTGCACTGATACAACTTCCTCACACTTAACACTAGTCAGCAAAAATAGTTAATAAGTTTTTAACATGATAATGGACAAAGGCACAGCTATATGCTGCGCTTTCTCAATTGGCATATTCTCTGCACGGGTAACGCTGGCTACTGAAACAGTACATTTCATGACTTTGCGATCGAATTAGAGAATATTGCCTGGAGTCTACTGCAAATCACGCAGTGTCGCCATCTGGCTTATTACGGAATTCCAGCTAGAGAGTCGTACTTTTTACCGCTGCTGTCATACTATAAACCTCAGCGTTTGTCGAGCGCCCGCTCTGCAAGTGCCGAAAATCCTGGTAGACGTACTGACTTCCCAGCAGTCAATCGCAGCATTAACCACACACTGACTAAAAAATACCCAGATGTTAGTAAACTATTTAACATTAATAGACGAAAATTTAACAACTCTGAAGCTTCTGCTCCAGCACCCAACAAGAAATATGCCAGCAACCAGCTCAGTGCT
This region includes:
- a CDS encoding LCP family protein; the protein is MSRTGRWLWFWVIMSGVAVLSATAGALLAYTMSTKPLMQSQLSPEEQAIFGTHGDRLTRAGFKLSELTRPVNILVLGVKVLTTDVNTPAAEIKKQGYHALVNSFDGLTDTILLLRFDPATKKIAALSIPRDTRTKIEGRGIAKINEANLVGGPAGSAKAISELLDGVPIDRYIRINVQGVEKLIDALGGVTVYVPKDMKYQDDSQHLYINLKAGKQHLDGNKTLQLLRYRHDENGDIGRIQRQQLVMRALTEQTLSPNTLTRMPQILSVIQSHLDTNLSMDELVALANFGVQTNRSNMQMLMLPGRFSNVGEYKASYWLPDSDRIAKMATQHFDAPLSESEPVDFDPARLRIAISNSTGSDRAVRSLVKSLAGAGYRNVYITKSWSEPLDTTHVVAQQGDTESATTIRDLLNVGEVRVESTGNLGSDITIQVGKDWLEQEMRGEERGARSE